One Mya arenaria isolate MELC-2E11 chromosome 5, ASM2691426v1 genomic window carries:
- the LOC128235977 gene encoding prespore vesicle protein-like, whose translation MITTWANIEANQRATPTTSEQHLPPASNTYHQQVTPTNSEQHLPPASNTYHQRATPTTTSNTYPQQVTPTNSEQHLPPASNTYHQRATPTTSEQHLPPASNTYHQQVTPTNSEQHLPPASNTYHQRATPTTSEQHLPPASNTYHQRATSTTSEQHLPPASNTYHQRATPTNSEQHLPPASNTYHQRATPTTSEQHLPTASNIYQQRATSTTSEQHLPPARNTYHQRATPTTSEQHLPPASNTYHQRATHTTSV comes from the exons ATGATTACCACATGGGCAAACATTGAAGCAAACCAGCGAGCAACACCTACCACCAGCGAGCAACACCTACCACCAGCGAGCAACACCTACCACCAGCAAGTAACACCTACCAACAGCGAGCAACATCTACCACCAGCGAGCAACACCTACCACCAGCGAGCAACACCTACCACCA CGAGCAACACCTACCCCCAGCAAGTAACACCTACCAACAGCGAGCAACACCTACCACCAGCAAGTAACACCTACCACCAGCGAGCAACACCTACCACCAGCGAGCAACACCTACCACCAGCGAGCAACACCTACCACCAGCAAGTAACACCTACCAACAGCGAGCAACACCTACCACCAGCGAGCAACACCTACCACCAGCGAGCAACACCTACCACCAGCGAGCAACACCTACCACCAGCGAGCAACACCTACCACCAGCGAGCAACATCTACCACCAGCGAGCAACACCTACCACCAGCGAGCAACACCTACCACCAGCGAGCAACACCTACCAACAGCGAGCAACACCTACCACCAGCGAGCAACACCTACCACCAGCGAGCAACACCTACCACCAGCGAGCAACATCTACCAACAGCGAGCAACATCTACCAACAGCGAGCAACATCTACCACCAGCGAGCAACACCTACCACCAGCGAGGAACACCTACCACCAGCGAGCAACACCTACCACCAGCGAGCAACACCTACCACCAGCGAGCAACACCTACCACCAGCGAGCAACACATACCACCAGCGTTTAG